The DNA segment ATCACACCGGCGGTCCGCGCCCAGGTGAAGCGCGCCACGTGCTCCTCCGCGCGACGTGCGAAGTCCGCCGCCGGCTCGCTCTCGATGGTCCGCCGCAGCGCCTCGGCGATGGACTCGGCGCTCAGCGGGTCGCAGTAGACGGGCAGGTCACCGCCGGCCTCGCGCAGCGCGCCGATGTCCGCGGCCACCACGCGGGTGCCGCAGGCGAGCGCCTCGAGCAGCGGCATGCCGAAGCCCTCGTGCAGCGAGGGCAGCACGGAGCAGCGCGCCCCGGAGTAGAGGTCGACGACCTCCGCGTCCTCGACGTAGCGCTCCGGGCGGACGATGCGGCAGCCGTCGCGCCGCGCCGCCGCGATCGCCTCGAGGATCGGGCCGTTGAGCCAGCCGCCCCCGCCGACGAGGACGAGCGAGCAGCGGCGGGTGAGCGCCTCCGGCAGGGCGCGGAAGGCCTGGACGAGCCGCAGCAGGTTCTTGCGCGGCTCGATGTTGCCGACGAAGAGGACGTACTCCCCCTCGATCCCGAGCGCTGCCTTGGTCGCGGCCACGCGCGCCGGATCGCTGCGCCGGTACAGCGCGCGGTCGACGCCGTTGTAGGCGACGACGATCCTTGCCGGATCGACGTGCAGGTCCTCCGCGATCTCGCGCTTCGCCGTCTCCGAGACCGTGACGATCCAGGTCGCGCGCCCGACCCACGTCGGCACGTTCCGGCTGAGGTAGCGCAGGTTCGACGGCTCGACGGTCCCGGGGTGGCGCACGAAGGCGACGTCGTGGATGTAGGTGATCGACGG comes from the bacterium genome and includes:
- a CDS encoding glycosyltransferase family 1 protein, whose protein sequence is MGKKRLFVDAGPLIDPHLSGVGHATYHLIDELSRDEAFTAAHEIHLVAPAWLTTRLARWNFPATVAPERIPVPGRVLVRLIRYRVLPPMDLLLGRGAYLFTNFANWPLVFSPSITYIHDVAFVRHPGTVEPSNLRYLSRNVPTWVGRATWIVTVSETAKREIAEDLHVDPARIVVAYNGVDRALYRRSDPARVAATKAALGIEGEYVLFVGNIEPRKNLLRLVQAFRALPEALTRRCSLVLVGGGGWLNGPILEAIAAARRDGCRIVRPERYVEDAEVVDLYSGARCSVLPSLHEGFGMPLLEALACGTRVVAADIGALREAGGDLPVYCDPLSAESIAEALRRTIESEPAADFARRAEEHVARFTWARTAGVIKGLIP